A window of Negativicutes bacterium contains these coding sequences:
- a CDS encoding MFS transporter, with product GIITHFWGWRSIFFLIAIGLGLSLIAIKKVHDEWYGQKEPFDIKGSLLYFFASTSLLYGCSSYAENYYGKYLMALGLILFVVFVLVQRKIINPVLNIKLFSKNIIFAMSNLAAMINYSATFAISFVLSLYLQLIQNLDAPTAGMIILIQPLLMALFSPLAGSLSDKIQPRIVATVGMALNTIGLVLLLFISETSSVFYIAGALVIIGLGFALFSSPNNNAIMSAVEQKDHGVAASVLSAMRLFGQGFSMALVNLFLSFFINLEPDYHKALLLGFKNIFVVFSGLSFVGIFISLARGKNKDK from the coding sequence GGAATCATTACTCATTTTTGGGGTTGGCGCAGTATTTTTTTCTTGATTGCCATTGGCTTGGGTTTAAGTTTGATTGCTATAAAAAAAGTTCATGATGAATGGTATGGACAAAAAGAACCTTTCGATATAAAGGGGAGTTTGCTTTATTTTTTTGCTAGTACCAGCTTATTATATGGTTGCTCAAGTTATGCGGAAAATTATTATGGGAAATATTTGATGGCATTAGGGTTAATATTGTTTGTTGTGTTTGTGTTAGTACAAAGAAAAATAATTAATCCAGTTTTGAATATTAAATTATTTTCTAAGAATATAATATTTGCAATGTCTAATCTCGCCGCTATGATAAATTATAGTGCGACCTTTGCGATTAGTTTTGTGTTATCACTATATTTGCAGTTAATACAAAATTTGGACGCTCCGACCGCCGGCATGATTATTTTAATTCAACCGTTGTTAATGGCACTGTTTTCACCGTTGGCAGGGAGCTTGTCAGATAAAATTCAACCGAGAATTGTCGCAACGGTGGGGATGGCTTTAAATACTATCGGGTTAGTATTATTACTCTTTATCTCGGAAACAAGTAGTGTTTTTTATATCGCTGGAGCCTTGGTGATAATAGGATTAGGCTTTGCATTATTCTCGTCGCCGAATAATAATGCTATTATGAGTGCAGTTGAACAAAAAGATCACGGTGTTGCGGCCTCGGTGTTGTCGGCCATGCGATTATTTGGCCAAGGTTTTAGCATGGCCTTGGTTAATTTGTTTTTATCATTTTTTATAAACCTTGAACCTGATTATCATAAGGCGTTGTTACTTGGTTTTAAAAATATTTTTGTGGTTTTTAGTGGATTAAGCTTTGTGGGAATTTTTATTTCGCTGGCTAGAGGGAAGAATAAAGATAAATAG
- a CDS encoding 30S ribosomal protein S6, whose amino-acid sequence MRKYEVIFIVKPLDEEAINGVVAKFENIITTNGGNIDKIDRWGKKRLAYEIKDNTDGYYCLFYITAEPAVINEVDRVMKITDEILKHMIIKDEE is encoded by the coding sequence GTGAGAAAATACGAAGTCATATTCATTGTTAAGCCACTTGATGAAGAAGCTATTAATGGTGTTGTTGCTAAATTCGAAAACATCATTACTACTAATGGTGGTAACATTGACAAGATTGATCGTTGGGGTAAAAAACGTCTTGCTTATGAAATAAAAGATAACACAGACGGATATTACTGCTTATTCTACATTACAGCTGAGCCTGCAGTTATTAACGAGGTTGACCGTGTAATGAAGATTACTGATGAGATCTTGAAACACATGATAATTAAAGACGAAGAATAA
- a CDS encoding single-stranded DNA-binding protein yields MNKVILVGRLAQDPEVRYTQGGKAVASFNLAVNRFGGGSAQKESADFIPIVAWEKLAEICGNNLTKGSQILVEGRLQIRSYETQDGQKRRVSEVVAQSIEFLGSKRAAAEGGSSSSVDMNSFGSEVFPEEEIPF; encoded by the coding sequence ATGAATAAGGTTATATTGGTTGGGCGCCTTGCACAAGATCCGGAAGTTCGTTATACACAAGGTGGCAAAGCTGTTGCCAGCTTTAATCTTGCGGTAAATCGTTTTGGTGGTGGAAGTGCTCAAAAGGAGTCTGCTGATTTTATACCCATCGTAGCATGGGAGAAACTGGCCGAGATTTGTGGAAATAATCTTACTAAAGGAAGTCAGATCTTGGTTGAAGGACGTTTGCAAATCCGCTCTTATGAAACACAAGATGGTCAAAAACGTCGTGTTTCAGAAGTAGTTGCTCAAAGTATTGAGTTTTTAGGTAGTAAACGTGCGGCAGCAGAAGGTGGCTCGTCATCATCTGTTGATATGAACTCCTTTGGCAGTGAGGTCTTCCCTGAAGAAGAAATACCATTTTAA
- a CDS encoding 30S ribosomal protein S18, whose amino-acid sequence MKRERGRKPKKKVCSFCVDKVEAIDYKDVPKLRRYVTERGKILPRRISGNCAKHQRQVTVAIKRARNIALLPFTAE is encoded by the coding sequence ATGAAACGTGAAAGAGGTAGAAAACCTAAGAAAAAAGTTTGTAGTTTCTGCGTAGATAAAGTTGAAGCTATCGATTATAAAGACGTTCCTAAATTACGTCGTTACGTTACAGAACGCGGTAAAATTTTACCACGTCGTATTTCTGGTAACTGCGCTAAACATCAACGTCAAGTTACAGTTGCTATTAAACGTGCTCGTAACATTGCGTTATTGCCGTTTACAGCTGAATAA
- a CDS encoding YybS family protein translates to MEKTTKPIMEGGILAGIAIVMAMLGVYLPLLGIAFIYTWSVPLIVLAVRHDFKWSVLTAVVITILTALLLSPLTALSLMLIYGIFGIAIGQCIRLNFTPIKTVIISSIVSILSLTLYLSLSFMLTNINPIDEQEKFISQVSTVAVQVYTEANVPTEKIAEITEATTKMASDVKMLFPLIIICFGFLSVWLNYKVAGLVLNRLGTFVEPIPSFSNWRFSTLALYIYAFALVGLYWGTTREIYLLKQLSYNIQQLANIIMLLQGLSLCYYLAKKYNLSKMVWSIILILIFLNGFMIQTVAIAGAFDMIIDYRKRINNT, encoded by the coding sequence ATGGAGAAAACAACTAAGCCAATAATGGAAGGTGGCATTTTAGCAGGAATTGCGATTGTTATGGCTATGCTAGGAGTATATCTACCGTTATTGGGAATTGCGTTTATTTATACATGGTCAGTTCCGTTAATTGTGTTGGCAGTTCGCCATGATTTTAAGTGGAGTGTATTGACGGCAGTTGTTATAACAATTTTGACAGCACTGTTATTATCACCACTGACGGCATTGTCGTTAATGCTGATTTATGGTATTTTTGGGATTGCTATTGGGCAATGTATTAGGCTTAATTTTACTCCGATAAAAACAGTTATTATTTCAAGTATAGTGTCGATTTTATCATTAACACTTTACTTGAGCTTGAGCTTTATGTTAACAAATATAAATCCAATTGATGAACAAGAAAAATTTATTAGCCAAGTTAGTACTGTTGCGGTACAAGTTTATACTGAAGCAAATGTTCCGACTGAAAAAATTGCTGAAATAACAGAGGCAACTACCAAAATGGCAAGCGATGTAAAAATGTTATTTCCGCTCATTATTATTTGCTTTGGCTTTTTGAGCGTGTGGCTTAATTATAAGGTGGCGGGTCTGGTTTTAAATCGACTAGGAACTTTTGTTGAGCCTATTCCAAGCTTTAGTAATTGGCGATTTTCAACTTTGGCGTTGTATATTTACGCTTTTGCCTTGGTTGGCTTATATTGGGGAACTACCAGAGAAATTTACTTATTGAAGCAACTATCTTATAATATTCAGCAACTGGCTAATATTATAATGTTACTACAAGGGTTATCGTTGTGTTATTATTTGGCGAAAAAATATAATTTGTCAAAGATGGTCTGGAGTATTATACTGATTTTAATATTTTTAAATGGCTTTATGATTCAAACGGTGGCAATTGCCGGAGCGTTTGATATGATTATTGATTATCGCAAAAGAATTAATAATACCTAG
- a CDS encoding DHH family phosphoesterase gives MPQGFSSWIDTCIYLTVILCLMLIILVYNKYFAFMGFILLVALFFYGRDRYRERKKIFDNYVECVAKNINELSNYAIDKFPIAIAVINSAGNVQWTNNEFNSWFEGKVEYDCNISEVIADLPLDKMWAKDGEFVLLSNERYFNIKHRLLVTPGEPKGLLVLYVGDVTAFEMLKQDYLLEMPALAYVQIDNYDDVLQGLTDSQRTDVIVEVNKLLEGWAGDVGAFIKKISEDSYITVLNRKSLNKVINDKFDVLDKVKAVHGANRYPVTLSMGVAVGAVNMIDLGEIAQTGLDLALGRGGDQVVLDNEGARQFYGGKAKAVEKHTRVKARVVAHALYETILNADFVLIMSHQNEDFDSLGAAMGVAKMARHLNKKAYIAVSDFNVSVNRLMEMTADYAEYDNLFVDRTDAIALAAANPVLFVVDTHIPEMTAVPELLNKSDNIIVIDHHRRSENFINKALLVYLEPSASSTAELVTELLMYFSENIDLTRIEATGLYAGIVVDTKNFAVQTGVRTFDAAAYLRRAGADPGIVKMLFREDYAETVIRAEAIAKAEALPNGIIITMCKKPVKNIQVTAAQVADALLKIDKVKMSLVLFQLEDAVGISARSNGEVNVQIIMEEFGGGGHQTVAGAQVKEINIEELRCKVLDISTKYIEESEEDESNSTTRS, from the coding sequence ATGCCTCAAGGTTTTTCAAGCTGGATTGACACTTGTATCTATTTAACGGTTATATTGTGTTTGATGCTGATAATATTGGTTTATAATAAATATTTCGCATTTATGGGCTTTATATTGTTAGTCGCGTTATTTTTTTATGGGCGTGATCGTTATCGTGAACGTAAGAAAATTTTTGATAACTATGTTGAATGTGTAGCAAAAAATATCAATGAATTATCAAATTATGCCATTGATAAGTTTCCGATTGCTATTGCTGTAATAAATTCTGCCGGCAATGTTCAGTGGACTAATAATGAATTTAATAGCTGGTTTGAAGGTAAGGTTGAATACGACTGTAATATTTCAGAGGTTATTGCGGACTTACCGCTAGATAAAATGTGGGCTAAAGATGGAGAATTTGTGTTATTGTCTAATGAACGCTACTTTAATATTAAGCACCGTTTACTAGTAACACCGGGCGAACCGAAGGGGTTATTGGTTTTATATGTTGGTGATGTCACTGCGTTTGAAATGTTAAAGCAAGATTATTTATTAGAAATGCCCGCCTTGGCGTATGTACAAATTGATAATTATGACGATGTGCTACAAGGCTTAACTGATTCACAACGAACTGATGTTATCGTTGAAGTAAATAAGCTGTTAGAGGGTTGGGCTGGTGACGTTGGGGCCTTTATCAAAAAAATCTCGGAAGATAGTTATATTACTGTGCTAAATCGTAAGTCGCTTAATAAAGTTATCAATGATAAATTTGATGTTTTGGATAAAGTTAAAGCAGTTCATGGTGCAAATCGCTACCCTGTAACTCTTAGTATGGGGGTAGCAGTGGGTGCGGTTAATATGATTGACTTAGGAGAAATCGCACAAACTGGGTTAGACTTAGCACTAGGCCGTGGCGGTGATCAGGTTGTTCTTGATAATGAGGGCGCAAGACAATTTTATGGTGGGAAAGCTAAGGCGGTAGAAAAGCATACCAGAGTAAAAGCCAGAGTTGTGGCTCATGCACTGTATGAAACCATTTTAAATGCTGATTTTGTCTTGATTATGAGTCATCAAAATGAAGATTTTGATAGTTTGGGAGCAGCGATGGGTGTTGCTAAAATGGCTCGACATCTTAACAAAAAAGCTTATATTGCCGTTAGTGATTTTAATGTTTCGGTGAATCGTTTAATGGAAATGACCGCTGATTATGCTGAATATGATAATCTGTTTGTTGATCGGACCGATGCAATTGCCTTGGCGGCGGCTAATCCGGTGTTATTTGTTGTGGACACCCATATTCCGGAGATGACAGCAGTGCCGGAATTATTAAATAAGAGCGACAACATCATTGTAATAGATCATCATCGCCGATCAGAAAACTTCATCAATAAAGCCTTACTGGTTTACTTAGAGCCATCGGCCTCTTCTACGGCGGAATTGGTGACAGAATTGTTAATGTATTTTTCGGAAAATATTGATTTAACGAGGATTGAAGCTACGGGGCTGTATGCCGGAATTGTTGTTGATACGAAAAATTTTGCAGTACAAACCGGTGTTAGAACCTTTGATGCAGCGGCATATTTAAGGCGTGCCGGTGCTGATCCGGGCATTGTAAAAATGTTATTCCGCGAAGACTATGCAGAAACCGTAATTAGAGCGGAAGCAATTGCTAAGGCTGAAGCCTTGCCGAATGGTATTATAATTACAATGTGTAAGAAGCCGGTGAAAAATATCCAGGTAACAGCAGCGCAGGTTGCGGATGCACTCCTTAAAATTGATAAAGTTAAAATGAGTTTGGTTTTATTTCAATTAGAGGATGCTGTCGGCATTAGTGCTCGCTCTAATGGTGAAGTCAATGTTCAAATTATCATGGAAGAGTTTGGCGGAGGTGGACATCAAACTGTCGCTGGAGCACAAGTAAAAGAAATTAATATTGAAGAGTTGCGGTGTAAGGTACTTGATATCAGCACCAAATATATTGAGGAGAGTGAAGAAGATGAAAGTAATTCTACAACAAGAAGTTAA
- the rplI gene encoding 50S ribosomal protein L9, which produces MKVILQQEVKKLGKKGDVIEVSEGYARNFLLPKKYAIEATAVNVNSVKLKKESEARKQQQAVDEAKLMAAQLSKIEVTIPVKIGDGGKLFGSVTGKDIADVLKEKNNIDIDRRKIELKEGIKAVGEYEAVIRVHPEITSKIKVHIIAG; this is translated from the coding sequence ATGAAAGTAATTCTACAACAAGAAGTTAAAAAATTAGGTAAAAAAGGTGATGTCATCGAAGTATCAGAAGGTTATGCAAGAAATTTTTTATTGCCGAAAAAATATGCAATTGAGGCGACAGCCGTTAATGTTAATAGTGTTAAACTAAAAAAAGAGTCAGAAGCCAGAAAACAACAGCAAGCGGTGGATGAAGCTAAATTAATGGCGGCACAATTAAGTAAAATTGAAGTAACTATTCCTGTTAAAATTGGTGATGGCGGAAAACTTTTTGGTTCAGTAACTGGTAAAGATATTGCTGATGTCTTGAAGGAAAAAAACAATATTGATATTGATAGAAGAAAAATAGAGCTTAAAGAAGGTATTAAAGCTGTAGGAGAATATGAAGCTGTTATTAGGGTTCATCCAGAAATAACAAGTAAAATTAAGGTTCATATAATCGCCGGCTAG
- the lonC gene encoding Lon family ATP-dependent protease: MRKFLDKLMKKKQEEPIEVLPNVKYEEFSGQVAALYTLLANIFGSDKIILRAGNLDALEQMRSDDLYERIIALQKLVYEDPTIDKIPNNEEIPQILDDIEYELADLMARRSVEDKIEKKVAEKMEERHQEYIKEIRMQILKDEEKTSESTQSLNRLAELEKLDKTKLTKSAMELLRPATLDEVVGQERAVEALRAKLASPYPQHLILYGPPGVGKTTAARLVLEEARKAKFTPFAETAPFVETDGTTLRWDPRDMTNPLLGSVHDPIYQGARRDLADTGIPEPKTGLVTEAHGGILFIDEIGEMDPMLQNKLLKVLEDKRVFFDSTYYDANDENVPKYIKKLFEEGAPADFVMIGATTREPEDINAAIRSRCAEIYFEPLTPKHIQEIVKNAASKLNVAIDEAVPKIISDYTIEGRKAINILADAYSLALYRNGDNAENIVIDKNDIYRVVQVSRLSPYVNKMAAEKSEVGKIFGLGVAGYLGSVLEIEAVSFAANEKGKGTIRFNETAGSMAKDSVFNAAAVVRKITGEDLSNYDVHINIIGGGRIDGPSAGTAILIAIISAITNTPIRQNAALTGEISIQGKVKAVGGVFEKAYGAKQAGITTLVIPKENEQDIPKEHLGLNIVPVETAEEALQVLFEEPIK, encoded by the coding sequence ATGAGAAAGTTTTTAGATAAATTGATGAAAAAGAAACAAGAAGAACCAATAGAAGTTTTGCCTAATGTTAAATATGAAGAATTTAGCGGTCAAGTGGCCGCTTTATACACTTTATTAGCTAATATTTTTGGTTCTGATAAAATAATTTTACGCGCAGGTAATTTAGATGCGCTAGAGCAAATGCGTTCAGATGATTTATATGAACGCATTATTGCTCTGCAAAAACTAGTTTATGAAGATCCGACTATTGATAAGATTCCTAATAATGAAGAAATTCCGCAGATTTTAGATGATATTGAATATGAATTAGCTGATTTAATGGCAAGACGCAGTGTAGAAGATAAAATTGAGAAAAAAGTTGCGGAAAAAATGGAAGAGCGCCACCAAGAATATATTAAAGAAATTAGAATGCAGATTTTAAAAGATGAAGAAAAGACTTCAGAGAGCACGCAAAGTCTCAACCGTTTAGCAGAATTAGAAAAACTTGATAAAACCAAGTTGACGAAATCGGCAATGGAGTTATTGCGTCCGGCAACTTTAGATGAAGTTGTAGGACAAGAACGAGCAGTGGAAGCCTTGCGGGCAAAGTTGGCCTCGCCATATCCACAACATTTGATTTTATATGGACCACCTGGTGTTGGTAAAACTACAGCGGCTAGATTGGTGCTGGAAGAAGCTCGCAAAGCTAAATTCACTCCTTTTGCCGAGACTGCGCCGTTTGTAGAAACTGATGGTACGACGTTAAGATGGGATCCGCGGGACATGACTAATCCGTTATTGGGGTCGGTACATGATCCTATTTACCAAGGAGCAAGGCGTGATCTGGCTGATACCGGTATTCCTGAGCCTAAAACGGGCTTGGTGACTGAAGCTCATGGCGGAATTTTATTTATTGATGAAATTGGTGAAATGGATCCGATGCTACAAAATAAGTTATTGAAGGTACTAGAAGATAAAAGAGTGTTTTTTGATTCGACTTATTATGATGCTAATGATGAAAATGTACCTAAGTATATTAAAAAATTATTTGAGGAAGGTGCACCGGCGGATTTTGTAATGATTGGTGCGACTACTCGGGAACCTGAGGATATTAATGCAGCAATCAGATCGCGGTGTGCTGAGATTTATTTTGAGCCACTGACACCGAAACATATTCAAGAAATTGTAAAAAACGCAGCTAGTAAGCTTAATGTTGCGATTGATGAAGCTGTGCCCAAAATTATCTCTGATTATACGATTGAAGGTCGAAAGGCAATTAATATTTTGGCCGATGCGTATAGCTTGGCATTATATCGTAATGGTGATAATGCTGAAAATATCGTTATTGATAAAAATGATATTTATCGAGTGGTGCAAGTTAGTAGACTATCACCATATGTTAATAAAATGGCCGCAGAAAAATCTGAAGTCGGTAAAATTTTCGGACTTGGTGTCGCGGGCTACTTAGGCTCGGTGTTGGAAATTGAAGCGGTGTCTTTTGCAGCGAATGAAAAAGGCAAAGGCACTATTAGATTTAATGAAACCGCCGGCAGTATGGCTAAGGATTCAGTGTTTAATGCGGCGGCGGTAGTGCGAAAAATAACCGGAGAAGATTTAAGTAATTATGATGTGCACATTAATATTATTGGTGGTGGCCGAATTGATGGTCCTTCAGCCGGAACGGCAATTTTAATTGCGATTATTTCCGCCATTACTAATACCCCAATCAGGCAAAATGCTGCGCTTACCGGTGAAATATCGATTCAAGGCAAGGTTAAAGCCGTTGGTGGCGTATTCGAAAAAGCTTATGGTGCTAAACAAGCCGGCATTACAACTTTAGTTATTCCCAAGGAAAATGAACAAGATATTCCTAAAGAACATTTAGGACTTAACATCGTGCCGGTAGAAACGGCCGAAGAGGCGTTACAGGTATTGTTTGAAGAACCGATAAAGTAA
- the dnaB gene encoding replicative DNA helicase gives MIERVPPQNIEAEQAVIGGMLIEKEAISKVAEFLKADDFYREAHRLIFEAMLELFNKNEAVDLVTVTEVLRKNDKLEAVGGIAYITSLANSVPTAANINYHGKIVEEKALLRGLINSATHIASMGYEDTEAVADIIDKAEKMILEVSERKMSGDFVPIKSIIFDAFGKIEQLYASKGGITGLATGFKDLDKITSGLQPSDLILVAARPSMGKTAFTLNIASHVAIREKKAVAFFSLEMSKEQLVQRMLCSEATIDSQRLRIGELEERDWTKLISAADRLSSAPIYIDDTPGITVMEMRSKARRLKIEHDLQLIIIDYLQLMQGSSNKGGDNRQQEISEISRSLKALARELNLPVIALSQLSRSVESRQIKKPMLSDLRESGSLEQDADIVSFLYREDYYNPETENKNITDIIIAKHRNGPVDTVQLFFHKQFTKFCDLSRVQE, from the coding sequence TTGATCGAAAGAGTACCACCACAAAATATAGAAGCAGAGCAAGCTGTTATTGGCGGAATGCTCATTGAAAAAGAAGCAATTTCAAAAGTTGCCGAATTTTTAAAAGCAGATGATTTTTATCGAGAAGCTCATCGCTTGATTTTTGAAGCAATGTTGGAATTGTTTAATAAAAATGAAGCAGTCGATTTGGTGACCGTAACAGAAGTATTGCGAAAAAATGATAAGTTGGAGGCTGTTGGTGGCATCGCGTATATAACTTCATTGGCCAATAGTGTCCCAACTGCTGCTAATATTAATTATCATGGAAAAATCGTTGAAGAGAAGGCTTTGTTAAGAGGTTTGATTAATTCTGCGACTCATATTGCTAGTATGGGCTATGAAGATACTGAAGCGGTTGCGGATATTATTGATAAAGCAGAAAAAATGATTTTAGAAGTTTCAGAGCGAAAAATGTCCGGTGATTTTGTACCGATTAAGAGTATTATTTTTGATGCTTTCGGCAAAATTGAACAATTATATGCTTCTAAAGGGGGCATTACAGGTTTAGCGACCGGTTTTAAAGATTTAGATAAAATTACTTCAGGGTTACAGCCATCAGATTTAATTTTAGTAGCAGCCAGACCGAGTATGGGGAAAACTGCGTTTACTCTAAATATTGCTTCGCATGTTGCAATCAGAGAGAAAAAGGCAGTGGCTTTTTTCTCTCTGGAGATGTCTAAAGAACAGCTGGTACAGCGGATGCTTTGTTCGGAAGCTACTATTGATTCACAACGATTGAGAATTGGTGAATTAGAAGAACGTGACTGGACGAAGTTAATTAGTGCGGCGGATCGCTTATCTTCAGCACCGATTTATATTGACGATACTCCGGGAATTACGGTGATGGAGATGCGTTCAAAAGCGCGTCGCCTAAAAATTGAACATGACTTACAACTAATTATTATTGACTATTTACAATTAATGCAAGGTAGCAGTAATAAAGGTGGCGATAATCGTCAACAAGAAATTTCAGAAATATCGCGTTCCTTAAAGGCGTTGGCAAGAGAGCTAAACTTGCCTGTCATAGCACTGTCACAGCTTAGTCGTAGCGTAGAGTCGCGACAAATTAAAAAGCCGATGTTGAGTGATTTGCGTGAATCAGGTTCCTTAGAGCAAGATGCCGATATTGTATCGTTTTTATATCGTGAAGATTATTATAATCCGGAAACAGAAAATAAAAACATTACCGATATTATTATTGCAAAACACCGTAATGGTCCGGTGGATACCGTTCAATTATTCTTCCACAAACAATTTACAAAATTCTGCGATTTATCGCGAGTGCAAGAATAA